A part of Salvelinus alpinus chromosome 23, SLU_Salpinus.1, whole genome shotgun sequence genomic DNA contains:
- the LOC139550674 gene encoding histamine H3 receptor-like: MGGDQLDANASWNYMHNDSTKMWSDNAFTAPVMVILLTMMVTLVVVIVLGNALVIFAFKVDKSLRRQSNYYFLNLAISDFLVGAFCIPVYIPYILTGRWMLGRGLCKLWLVMDYLLCTASVFNIVLISYDRFLSVTRAVSYRARQGMTHQAIMKMIAVWVLAFVLYGPAIIFWELVVGKSRVPEDECYAEFYYTWYFLLSASMLEFVSPLISVTFFNLSIYLNIRRRRLRNRDETSGQAHVPDGQPPPLGRGECLRLTSLFSRNSVVVKKLSSTVTVQERGSGSGSFHSQILHPPLERQDTSTRGTQRSCLSRDKKIAKSLAVIVCVFAVCWAPYTLLMIIRAACKGRCVQHHWYEVTFWLLWLNSAINPFLYPLCHSSFRRAFGRILCPRRRTTQLATN, from the exons ATGGGGGGAGATCAACTCGATGCCAACGCGAGCTGGAATTACATGCACAACGACTCAACCAAAATGTGGAGCGACAACGCATTCACGGCACCTGTCATGGTCATTCTTTTGACGATGATGGTAACTTTGGTGGTTGTGATAGTTTTGGGAAACGCTTTGGTAATTTTCGCCTTTAAAGTAGACAAGAGTCTGAGGAGGCAAAGCAACTATTACTTCCTGAATCTCGCCATATCGGATTTTCTTGTTG GGGCATTCTGCATTCCAGTGTACATCCCATACATCCTGACAGGGAGATGGATGTTGGGCAGAGGACTGTGCAAACTGTGGCTGGTCATGGACTACTTGCTCTGTACTGCCTCTGTCTTCAACATTGTCCTGATCAGCTATGACCGCTTCCTCTCTGTCACCAGAGCG GTGAGCTACCGTGCCAGACAGGGCATGACCCACCAAGCCATCATGAAGATGATAGCAGTCTGGGTCCTGGCCTTTGTCCTCTATGGCCCTGCCATCATCTTCTGGGAGCTGGTGGTGGGGAAGAGCCGTGTCCCGGAGGATGAGTGCTACGCTGAGTTCTACTACACCTGGTACTTCCTCCTCAGTGCCTCCATGTTGGAGTTCGTCTCCCCCTTAATCTCCGTAACCTTCTTCAACCTCAGCATCTACCTCAACATACGTCGGAGGAGGCTCCGGAACAGAGATGAGACGAGTGGACAGGCCCACGTGCCCGATGGACAGCCCCCTCCCCTGGGGAGAGGGGAATGCCTCCGCCTCACTTCCCTCTTCTCCCGGAACTCGGTAGTGGTTAAGAAGCTGTCTAGCACTGTGACGGTCCAGGAGAGGGGATCAGGCTCGGGGTCCTTCCACTCCCAGATCTTGCATCCCCCGTTGGAGCGGCAGGACACCTCCACTAGGGGCACCCAGCGCAGCTGCCTGTCAAGGGACAAGAAGATTGCCAAGTCGCTGGCTGtcatcgtgtgtgtgtttgctgtgtgCTGGGCGCCCTACACCCTCCTGATGATCATCAGAGCCGCCTGTAAGGGACGCTGCGTCCAGCACCACTGGTATGAGGTCACCTTCTGGCTGCTGTGGCTCAACTCGGCCATTAACCCTTTCCTCTACCCGCTCTGTCACAGCAGCTTCCGCAGGGCCTTCGGCAGGATCCTGTGTCCCAGACGGAGAACAACTCAGCTGGCCACCAACTGA